Proteins encoded within one genomic window of Arachis ipaensis cultivar K30076 chromosome B08, Araip1.1, whole genome shotgun sequence:
- the LOC107613191 gene encoding uncharacterized protein LOC107613191 isoform X1, with protein sequence MKTRPKAKPLYKTIWGKKNNSNRGCLGHFTKMPAILLVDEASVGLIPHDQAARKDSRSEDFWSSSTIDIEYALRSQRSASSIGISFDPQNSAALANDHPEFVNHGLILWNQMRRHWVGNLRQQRRKQVGEPRLREKEEKTKIQQQQQQKNDDKKKTCEEEGTRKRRRKRNAKKKAKKKKTLRA encoded by the exons ATGAAAACAAGGCCAAAGGCCAAACCTTTATATAAAACAATTTGGGGAAAGAAGAACAACAGT AACAGAGGTTGCCTTGGACACTTCACAAAAATGCCAGCAATTCTTTTGGTGGACGAGGCATCCGTAGGACTAATACCTCATGACCAAGCTGCAAGGAAAGACAGCAGATCAGAAGATTTCTGGAGCAGCAGCACTATTGACATCGAATATGCACTTCGGTCCCAGAGGAGTGCCTCATCAATTGGCATATCCTTTGATCCTCAAAATAGTGCTGCCCTTGCGAACGATCATCCTGAATTTGTCAATCATG GTCTTATTCTCTGGAACCAGATGAGGCGACATTGGGTTGGAAATCTAAGGCAGCAAAGGCGGAAACAAGTTGGAGAACCCAGATTAag agagaaggaggaaaagacaaaaatacagcagcaacaacaacaaaagaatgacgataagaaGAAAAcatgtgaagaagaaggaacgcgaaaaaggaggagaaagaggaacgcgaagaagaaggcgaagaagaagaagacgctccgtgcgtaa
- the LOC107613191 gene encoding uncharacterized protein LOC107613191 isoform X3, protein MKTRPKAKPLYKTIWGKKNNSNRGCLGHFTKMPAILLVDEASVGLIPHDQAARKDSRSEDFWSSSTIDIEYALRSQRSASSIGISFDPQNSAALANDHPEFVNHGLILWNQMRRHWVGNLRQQRRKQVGEPRLSWNATYENLLGTDKPFPQRIPLGEMVDFLTDIWELEGLYD, encoded by the exons ATGAAAACAAGGCCAAAGGCCAAACCTTTATATAAAACAATTTGGGGAAAGAAGAACAACAGT AACAGAGGTTGCCTTGGACACTTCACAAAAATGCCAGCAATTCTTTTGGTGGACGAGGCATCCGTAGGACTAATACCTCATGACCAAGCTGCAAGGAAAGACAGCAGATCAGAAGATTTCTGGAGCAGCAGCACTATTGACATCGAATATGCACTTCGGTCCCAGAGGAGTGCCTCATCAATTGGCATATCCTTTGATCCTCAAAATAGTGCTGCCCTTGCGAACGATCATCCTGAATTTGTCAATCATG GTCTTATTCTCTGGAACCAGATGAGGCGACATTGGGTTGGAAATCTAAGGCAGCAAAGGCGGAAACAAGTTGGAGAACCCAGATTAag TTGGAATGCAACCTATGAGAATCTCCTTGGAACCGACAAGCCTTTCCCCCAACGAATTCCCTTGGGA GAAATGGTTGACTTTCTAACTGATATTTGGGAGCTAGAGGGTCTATATGACTGA
- the LOC107613191 gene encoding uncharacterized protein LOC107613191 isoform X5 — MQLCRYLPSWLCEFLACMGGCLGHFTKMPAILLVDEASVGLIPHDQAARKDSRSEDFWSSSTIDIEYALRSQRSASSIGISFDPQNSAALANDHPEFVNHGLILWNQMRRHWVGNLRQQRRKQVGEPRLSWNATYENLLGTDKPFPQRIPLGEMVDFLTDIWELEGLYD, encoded by the exons ATGCAACTCTGTAGATATCTTCCATCTTGGCTTTGTGAATTTCTGGCGTGTATGGG AGGTTGCCTTGGACACTTCACAAAAATGCCAGCAATTCTTTTGGTGGACGAGGCATCCGTAGGACTAATACCTCATGACCAAGCTGCAAGGAAAGACAGCAGATCAGAAGATTTCTGGAGCAGCAGCACTATTGACATCGAATATGCACTTCGGTCCCAGAGGAGTGCCTCATCAATTGGCATATCCTTTGATCCTCAAAATAGTGCTGCCCTTGCGAACGATCATCCTGAATTTGTCAATCATG GTCTTATTCTCTGGAACCAGATGAGGCGACATTGGGTTGGAAATCTAAGGCAGCAAAGGCGGAAACAAGTTGGAGAACCCAGATTAag TTGGAATGCAACCTATGAGAATCTCCTTGGAACCGACAAGCCTTTCCCCCAACGAATTCCCTTGGGA GAAATGGTTGACTTTCTAACTGATATTTGGGAGCTAGAGGGTCTATATGACTGA
- the LOC107613191 gene encoding uncharacterized protein LOC107613191 isoform X2, translating into MQLCRYLPSWLCEFLACMGGCLGHFTKMPAILLVDEASVGLIPHDQAARKDSRSEDFWSSSTIDIEYALRSQRSASSIGISFDPQNSAALANDHPEFVNHGLILWNQMRRHWVGNLRQQRRKQVGEPRLREKEEKTKIQQQQQQKNDDKKKTCEEEGTRKRRRKRNAKKKAKKKKTLRA; encoded by the exons ATGCAACTCTGTAGATATCTTCCATCTTGGCTTTGTGAATTTCTGGCGTGTATGGG AGGTTGCCTTGGACACTTCACAAAAATGCCAGCAATTCTTTTGGTGGACGAGGCATCCGTAGGACTAATACCTCATGACCAAGCTGCAAGGAAAGACAGCAGATCAGAAGATTTCTGGAGCAGCAGCACTATTGACATCGAATATGCACTTCGGTCCCAGAGGAGTGCCTCATCAATTGGCATATCCTTTGATCCTCAAAATAGTGCTGCCCTTGCGAACGATCATCCTGAATTTGTCAATCATG GTCTTATTCTCTGGAACCAGATGAGGCGACATTGGGTTGGAAATCTAAGGCAGCAAAGGCGGAAACAAGTTGGAGAACCCAGATTAag agagaaggaggaaaagacaaaaatacagcagcaacaacaacaaaagaatgacgataagaaGAAAAcatgtgaagaagaaggaacgcgaaaaaggaggagaaagaggaacgcgaagaagaaggcgaagaagaagaagacgctccgtgcgtaa
- the LOC107613191 gene encoding uncharacterized protein LOC107613191 isoform X4 translates to MPAILLVDEASVGLIPHDQAARKDSRSEDFWSSSTIDIEYALRSQRSASSIGISFDPQNSAALANDHPEFVNHGLILWNQMRRHWVGNLRQQRRKQVGEPRLREKEEKTKIQQQQQQKNDDKKKTCEEEGTRKRRRKRNAKKKAKKKKTLRA, encoded by the exons ATGCCAGCAATTCTTTTGGTGGACGAGGCATCCGTAGGACTAATACCTCATGACCAAGCTGCAAGGAAAGACAGCAGATCAGAAGATTTCTGGAGCAGCAGCACTATTGACATCGAATATGCACTTCGGTCCCAGAGGAGTGCCTCATCAATTGGCATATCCTTTGATCCTCAAAATAGTGCTGCCCTTGCGAACGATCATCCTGAATTTGTCAATCATG GTCTTATTCTCTGGAACCAGATGAGGCGACATTGGGTTGGAAATCTAAGGCAGCAAAGGCGGAAACAAGTTGGAGAACCCAGATTAag agagaaggaggaaaagacaaaaatacagcagcaacaacaacaaaagaatgacgataagaaGAAAAcatgtgaagaagaaggaacgcgaaaaaggaggagaaagaggaacgcgaagaagaaggcgaagaagaagaagacgctccgtgcgtaa